One Drosophila virilis strain 15010-1051.87 chromosome 5, Dvir_AGI_RSII-ME, whole genome shotgun sequence DNA window includes the following coding sequences:
- the LOC138911438 gene encoding uncharacterized protein, which produces MQTLLATGCSDGGVVVCYGSGWWRCSCCYGDSVGVGVSLLLLHHLLLRFEVVVAFVLVVVIVNALHDGVVIVVNGARVNRVGNGVRVDYLRLLLRLVIFPLLLLLLLLLVLLFWLWLCLDACFVCLWCLLYESSVHFKITQMTFCLRFLPRIERSVTGFSNCLAIYVTANAYANAL; this is translated from the exons ATGCAGACGCTGCTGGCCACTGGCTGCAGCGACGGCGGCGTCGTCGTCTGCTACGGCAGCGGCTGGTGGCGGTGTTCCTGCTGCTACGGCGAcagcgtcggcgtcggcgtcagcctcctcctcctccaccaCCTCCTCCTCCGCTTCGAGGTCGTCGTCGCCttcgtcctcgtcgtcgtaATCGTCAATGCGCTCCACGACGGCGTCGTTATCGTTGTCAATGGCGCCCGCGTCAATCGTGTCGGCAATGGCGTCCGCGTCGATTAtctccggctgctgctgcggctcgtTATattcccgctgctgctgctgctcctcctcctgctcgTGCTCCTgttctggctctggctctgcctCGACGCGTGCTTCGTCTGCCTGTGGTGTTTG CTTTACGAAAGTTCAGTGCACTTTAAAATCACACAAATGACTTTTTGTTTAAGATTTTTACCTCGAATTGAGCGCAGTGTGACCGGGTTTTCTAACTGTTTGGCAATTTATGTTACTGCTAATGCCTATGCCAATGCACTGTAA
- the LOC6625538 gene encoding uncharacterized protein, with protein MSLICVADFEQRAKQQLERTALDFYRNGAGEQVTLGQNREAYKRLRLRPRCLRDVSQLDTSCKILGQQLNWPLGIAPTAMQKLAHPDGELGTARAAGQAGSIFILSTLSTCSIEEVAVAAPETCKWFQLYIYKDRSLTEQLVRRAELAQFKALVLTVDLPINGDRRADARNQFSLPPHLRLANFQDELMQGFVSKLGGSGLNEYVASQFDPSISWQDIKWLQQLTQLPIVLKGILTAEDAQLARNFGCAGIIVSNHGGRQLDTAPATIEALPEIVAAVGKDLLVMLDGGIMQGTDIFKALALGAQTVFIGRPALWGLAANGQRGVEQLLQIMRHDLEITMKLAGCPTLRDIQPSMVVHESSYSQL; from the exons ATGTCGCTGATTTGTGTCGCCGACTTTGAGCAAAGggccaagcagcagctggaacGAACTGCCTTGGACTTTTACAGAAATGGCGCCGGGGAGCAGGTGACACTGGGCCAGAACCGTGAGGCCTACAAAAG ATTGCGTTTGCGTCCGCGTTGCCTACGCGATGTTTCGCAGCTGGACACGAGCTGCAAGATTCTGGGCCAGCAACTGAATTGGCCACTGGGCATTGCGCCGACGGCCATGCAGAAGTTGGCCCATCCGGACGGAGAATTGGGCACGGCACGCGCCGCCGGCCAGGCTGGCTCCATATTCATACTGAGCACGCTCTCCACCTGCTCCATAGAGGAAGTGGCCGTGGCGGCGCCCGAGACCTGCAAATGGTTTCAGCTCTATATCTACAAGGATCG CTCGCTCACGGAGCAGCTGGTGCGCCGCGCGGAGCTGGCCCAGTTCAAGGCGCTCGTCCTGACCGTGGATCTGCCCATCAATGGGGATCGACGCGCGGATGCACGCAATCAGTTTAGCCTGCCGCCGCATCTGAGACTGGCCAATTTCCAGGACGAGCTCATGCAGGGTTTCGTGTCCAAGTTAGGCGGCTCCGGCCTGAACGAGTATGTGGCCAGCCAATTCGATCCGAGCATCAGCTGGCAGGACATCAAgtggctgcagcagctcaCACAGCTGCCCATTGTCCTGAAGGGCATTCTCACCGCGGAGGATGCGCAACTGGCTCGCAATTTCGGCTGCGCCGGCATCATTGTCTCCAATCACGGCGGACGCCAGCTGGACACGGCGCCCGCCACGATTGAGGCTCTGCCGGAGATCGTGGCCGCCGTGGGCAAAGATCTGTTGGTCATGCTGGATGGCGGCATTATGCAGGGCACTGACATATTCAAGGCCCTGGCCCTGGGCGCCCAAACAGTCTTCATTGGCCGCCCGGCGCTGTGGGGCTTGGCTGCCAACGGGCAGCGCGGCGTGGAGCAACTGCTGCAGATTATGCGACACGATCTGGAAATCACCATGAAGCTAGCCGGTTGCCCCACACTGCGCGATATACAGCCCTCCATGGTGGTGCATGAGTCCAGCTATTCGCAACTTTAA
- the LOC6625537 gene encoding peroxiredoxin-6 — protein sequence MRLGQTMPNFKAETTKGPISFHEWQGNSWVVLFSHPADFTPVCTTELGRIAVHQPEFAKRNAKCLAHSVDALNSHVDWVNDIKSYCLDIPGDFPYPIIADPTRDLAVSLGMLDEEQKKDPEVAKTIRALYIISPDHKVRLSMFYPMSTGRNVDEILRTIDSLQLTDRLKVVATPANWTPGTKVMILPSVTDEEAHKLFPKGFDKVSMPSGVNYVRTTENY from the exons atgcGTCTGGGCCAGACTATGCCAAACTTCAAGGCGGAGACCACCAAGGGTCCGATTAGCTTCCACGAATGGCAGGGCAACTC CTGGGTGGTGCTCTTCTCGCATCCCGCCGATTTTACGCCCGTTTGCACCACGGAACTGGGCCGCATTGCGGTGCATCAGCCGGAGTTTGCGAAGCGCAATGCCAAGTGTCTGGCGCACTCGGTGGATGCGTTAAACTCGCATGTGGATTGGGTGAACGACATCAAGTCCTATTGCCTAGATATTCCCGGCGATTTTCCGTATCCCATTATTGCTGATCCCACACGCGATCTGGCCGTCTCTCTGGGCATGCTCGACGAGGAGCAGAAGAAGGATCCCGAGGTGGCCAAGACCATACGCGCTCTCTACATCATCAGTCCCGATCATAAGGTGCGCCTCTCCATGTTCTATCCCATGAGCACCGGTCGCAACGTTGA CGAGATCTTGCGCACCATCGACTCGCTGCAGCTGACCGATCGCTTGAAGGTGGTTGCCACGCCCGCCAACTGGACT CCCGGCACCAAGGTCATGATCTTGCCAAGCGTCACCGACGAGGAGGCCCACAAGCTGTTCCCTAAGGGCTTTGACAAGGTCTCGATGCCATCGGGCGTTAACTATGTTCGCACCACGgagaattattaa